In the Caenorhabditis elegans chromosome X genome, one interval contains:
- the mec-2 gene encoding Band 7 domain-containing protein (Confirmed by transcript evidence), producing MYDDPAERKFSVPPPREFKFSPYIPRIHTDVKRPPTEPLGANIQNEFGVCGWILTILSYLLIFFTLPISACMCIKVVQEYERAVIFRLGRLMPGGAKGPGIFFIVPCIDTYRKVDLRVLSFEVPPQEILSKDSVTVAVDAVVYFRISNATISVTNVEDAARSTKLLAQTTLRNILGTKTLAEMLSDREAISHQMQTTLDEATEPWGVKVERVEVKDVRLPVQLQRAMAAEAEAAREARAKVIVAEGEQKASRALKEAAEVIAESPSALQLRYLQTLNSISAEKNSTIIFPFPIDLLSAFLQRTPPKVEEPPSLPKKIRSCCLYKYPDWVQGMVGSEGGGGHGHSHGGGGGGLGSSQVRAKGSIPSISSRFRPEHHNHQWPSAAPQHARSAVSLRSTADLSSKSVPNISESVGPRFTVWSTIASKQQTGRCRG from the exons atgtatGACGATCCGGCCGAACGAAAGTTTTCCGTTCCACCACCTCGCGAATTCAAATTCTCCCCGTATATCCCACGTATTCACACTGATGTGAAAAGACCACCGACCGAGCCACTGGGAG cgAATATCCAAAATGAGTTCGGAGTGTGCGGATGGATTCTCACCATTCTCTCGTATCTCCTCATATTCTTCACTCTTCCAATTTCCGCATGTATGTGCATAAAG GTAGTGCAAGAGTACGAAAGAGCTGTTATCTTCCGACTTGGTCGCCTGATGCCAGGTGGTGCAAAAGGACCAG gtATATTCTTCATTGTCCCATGTATCGACACATACCGAAAAGTTGATCTTCGTGTGTTATCATTCGAAGTGCCTCCACAAGAGATTCTATCAAAAGATTCCGTGACAGTCGCTGTCGATGCTGTCGTTTATTTCCGAATTTCTAACGCAACGATTTCG GTGACAAATGTCGAAGATGCCGCTCGATCCACTAAACTTCTGGCTCAGACTACTCTTCGTAACATTCTCGGAACCAAAACTCTCGCTGAAATGTTGTCGGACAGAGAAGCTATTTCTCACCAGATGCAG ACAACGTTGGACGAGGCTACAGAGCCTTGGGGAGTGAAAGTAGAGAGAGTTGAGGTGAAAGATGTTCGTCTACCAGTTCAACTTCAAAGAGCTATGGCTGCCGAAGCTGAAGCAGCTCGTGAAGCAAGAGCTAAG GTAATCGTCGCCGAAGGAGAACAAAAAGCCTCTCGAGCTCTTAAAGAGGCAGCTGAAGTCATTGCTGAAAGCCCATCTGCTCTTCAGCTTCGTTATTTGCAGACACTGAACAGTATTTC agctgAAAAGAACTCAACGATTATATTCCCGTTCCCAATTGATCTTCTCAGTGCATTCCTCCAACGAACACCGCCTAAAGT TGAGGAGCCACCGTCtttaccgaaaaaaatccgttCATGCTGCTTGTACAAGTACCCTGATTGGGTGCAAGGAATGGTTGGATCTGAAGGTGGTGGAGGTCACGGACATTCCCatggaggaggaggaggagggcTTGGATCGTCACAGGTGAGGGCTAAAG GGAGCATTCCATCCATCTCAAGCAGGTTCCGGCCCGAGCACCACAACCACCAGTGGCCGTCCGCTGCTCCGCAg CATGCGAGAAGCGCAGTTTCACTCCGCAGCACCGCCGATCTCAGCTCCAAATCAGTCCCAAACATCAGTGAGTCAGTTGGACCCAG GTTCACGGTCTGGTCAACAATCGCGTCGAAGCAGCAAACCGGTCGGTGCCGGGGCTAA
- the mec-2 gene encoding Band 7 domain-containing protein (Confirmed by transcript evidence) yields the protein MKPRETVATTSGTDSTPKTTILPAKKDYFHVEANIQNEFGVCGWILTILSYLLIFFTLPISACMCIKVVQEYERAVIFRLGRLMPGGAKGPGIFFIVPCIDTYRKVDLRVLSFEVPPQEILSKDSVTVAVDAVVYFRISNATISVTNVEDAARSTKLLAQTTLRNILGTKTLAEMLSDREAISHQMQTTLDEATEPWGVKVERVEVKDVRLPVQLQRAMAAEAEAAREARAKVIVAEGEQKASRALKEAAEVIAESPSALQLRYLQTLNSISAEKNSTIIFPFPIDLLSAFLQRTPPKVEEPPSLPKKIRSCCLYKYPDWVQGMVGSEGGGGHGHSHGGGGGGLGSSQGAFHPSQAGSGPSTTTTSGRPLLRSMREAQFHSAAPPISAPNQSQTSVSQLDPGSRSGQQSRRSSKPVGAGANSLLKQAIANRMMPHATTSDGGESSAAPNIGQSTSSATSSTTEPAKIHRTDSSEMSKSVLLNPAWYRDDQGRTGYKTSDWEKVSNQQKDVVKQSKKKRKESKNEGEVIKELDTDLLSQTSSEKVESGSDNKSNNSILSDQKDPNDSKVDKKAAKALEKERKKLEKEKKKLEKAQKKKEAEEEKKLKKKKGSSTNISGISENSEISEIGEHESVEMKTIEKKKEKAAATITLTMVSKDKTSKSSKQETAHKNSAPNKSEDSVSKEFEDAQKESSKRKKESSRDEEADKESKPEGRPPSGTTHSSVRKLKAESLKKSEPRRKTIGDRRDSSMSELSRGSFKSVTFNDRVQTHEIERNSSVYTSSEDDAAIMSDDEMSKPSQAKMKKKLTMLQQSPSQQIRQEHVDIYDDDDLDDFEEQERLALLAAQGYDFRREMQYREDGDIEYDNESEEEENEEEEEDTLSQNSYYAEDVEGADIYLRNEHSFLETDPNMQTQMQNMAGYEWFDRAMMGSMGKLHGDDSASSSLLLNYNLPRSASGYFEPPPEASHMNFSYEEAILNRQAQALHQQQLLQQLQKLPQQHPQKEVAGEHKLSPPTGGVLRQTATQRSIYENVTTGDAPSQPQSLIIPQSPSAKNKMARTEFFTQTPSNVVSKTIMAASSDGQSIQSLGSTDSNATVRVEDEMRKKFVARFGVRKAPIAREEDPADPKHGKVMGSQESMNSTDSRESVVSAASIKAEALARRNFNY from the exons ATGAAGCCACGCGAAACGGTAGCCACTACGAGTGGCACCGATTCGACACCAAAGACAACGATTCTGCCAGCAAAAAAGGACTACTTTCATGTGGAAG cgAATATCCAAAATGAGTTCGGAGTGTGCGGATGGATTCTCACCATTCTCTCGTATCTCCTCATATTCTTCACTCTTCCAATTTCCGCATGTATGTGCATAAAG GTAGTGCAAGAGTACGAAAGAGCTGTTATCTTCCGACTTGGTCGCCTGATGCCAGGTGGTGCAAAAGGACCAG gtATATTCTTCATTGTCCCATGTATCGACACATACCGAAAAGTTGATCTTCGTGTGTTATCATTCGAAGTGCCTCCACAAGAGATTCTATCAAAAGATTCCGTGACAGTCGCTGTCGATGCTGTCGTTTATTTCCGAATTTCTAACGCAACGATTTCG GTGACAAATGTCGAAGATGCCGCTCGATCCACTAAACTTCTGGCTCAGACTACTCTTCGTAACATTCTCGGAACCAAAACTCTCGCTGAAATGTTGTCGGACAGAGAAGCTATTTCTCACCAGATGCAG ACAACGTTGGACGAGGCTACAGAGCCTTGGGGAGTGAAAGTAGAGAGAGTTGAGGTGAAAGATGTTCGTCTACCAGTTCAACTTCAAAGAGCTATGGCTGCCGAAGCTGAAGCAGCTCGTGAAGCAAGAGCTAAG GTAATCGTCGCCGAAGGAGAACAAAAAGCCTCTCGAGCTCTTAAAGAGGCAGCTGAAGTCATTGCTGAAAGCCCATCTGCTCTTCAGCTTCGTTATTTGCAGACACTGAACAGTATTTC agctgAAAAGAACTCAACGATTATATTCCCGTTCCCAATTGATCTTCTCAGTGCATTCCTCCAACGAACACCGCCTAAAGT TGAGGAGCCACCGTCtttaccgaaaaaaatccgttCATGCTGCTTGTACAAGTACCCTGATTGGGTGCAAGGAATGGTTGGATCTGAAGGTGGTGGAGGTCACGGACATTCCCatggaggaggaggaggagggcTTGGATCGTCACAG GGAGCATTCCATCCATCTCAAGCAGGTTCCGGCCCGAGCACCACAACCACCAGTGGCCGTCCGCTGCTCCGCAg CATGCGAGAAGCGCAGTTTCACTCCGCAGCACCGCCGATCTCAGCTCCAAATCAGTCCCAAACATCAGTGAGTCAGTTGGACCCAG GTTCACGGTCTGGTCAACAATCGCGTCGAAGCAGCAAACCGGTCGGTGCCGGGGCTAATTCATTGCTCAAACAAGCTATTGCCAACAGGATGATGCCGCACGCGACAACATCAGACGGAGGAGAATCTTCCGCAGCCCCGAATATTGGACAATCTACATCTTCCGCAACATCGTCAACAACGGAGCCCGCTAAGATCCACAGAACTGATTCGAGtgaaatgtcaaaaagtgTGCTTTTGAATCCCGCTTGGTATCGTGATGATCAGGGAAGGACAGGGTATAAGACTTCAGACTGGGAGAAAGTTTCCAATCAGCAGAAAGACGTTGTCAAGCAGAGTAAGAAAAAGCGAAAAGAGTCCAAGAATGAAGGTGAAGTTATCAAAGAACTTGATACAGATTTGCTCAGCCAGACTAGCagtgaaaaagttgaaagtgGCAGCGATAACAAATCAAATAACTCTATTTTGTCTGATCAAAAAGATCCAAATGATTCGAAAGTAGACAAAAAAGCAGCAAAGGCtttggaaaaagagagaaagaagctagaaaaagagaagaagaaattggaaaaagctcaaaagaaaaaagaagctgaagaggagaagaagttgaaaaagaagaaaggaAGTTCTACCaatatttctggaatttctgaaaattctgaaatttctgaaatcggAGAACATGAATCTGTGGAGATGAAGActatagaaaagaaaaaagaaaaagcagcAGCAACAATTACTTTAACAATGGTTTCAAAAGATAAAACTTCTAAATCATCGAAACAAGAAACTGCTCACAAAAATTCGGCTCCAAATAAATCAGAAGATTCAGTCTCGAAAGAATTCGAAGATGCTCAAAAGGAGTCCTCAAAACGGAAAAAAGAATCTTCTAGAGATGAAGAAGCAGACAAAGAATCAAAACCCGAAGGGCGCCCACCATCCGGAACTACTCATTCTTCggttagaaaattgaaagccGAGTCTTTGAAAAAGAGTGAACCCAGAAGAAAGACAATCGGAGATCGAAGAGACTCAAGTATGTCTGAACTGTCTCGCGGTTCATTCAAATCCGTGACTTTCAATGACCGAGTTCAAACTCACGAGATTGAACGAAACAGCAGTGTTTACACTTCTAGTGAAGACGATGCTGCAATTATGAGCGATGATGAAATGTCAAAGCCGAGTCAAgcgaaaatgaagaaaaagctGACAATGTTGCAGCAAAGTCCAAGCCAACAGATCCGACAAGAGCATGTAGACAtatatgatgatgatgatttggATGATTTTGAAGAACAAGAACGATTGGCACTTCTTGCTGCTCAAGGATACGACTTTAGGCGTGAGATGCAATACAGAGAAGATGGAGATATTGAGTATGATAATGAATCAGAGGAAGAAGAGaatgaagaggaagaagaagacacCCTCTCTCAAAACAGTTATTACGCCGAGGATGTAGAGGGTGCTGATATCTACTTGAGAAATGAGCACAGTTTCCTTGAAACCGATCCTAACATGCAAACACAGATGCAAAATATGGCGGGGTATGAATGGTTTGATAGGGCGATGATGGGATCGATGGGTAAATTACATGGCGACGATTCGGCTTCGAGCAGTTTGCTCCTAAACTATAATCTTCCACGATCTGCAAGCGGATACTTTGAACCGCCGCCAGAAGCATCCCACATGAATTTCTCTTATGAGGAGGCGATACTCAATCGTCAAGCTCAAGCTTTACACCAACAGCAACTTTTGCAACAACTTCAGAAGCTTCCACAACAACATCCACAGAAAGAAGTTGCTGGAGAACACAAGCTGAGCCCTCCGACTGGTGGTGTTCTGCGTCAAACTGCAACGCAGAGAAGTATATATGAAAATGTAACAACGGGTGATGCACCTTCGCAACCACAATCATTAATCATTCCTCAATCCCCGTccgcaaaaaataaaatggctCGAACTGAGTTCTTCACGCAGACTCCATCAAATGTGGTTTCCAAAACTATAATGGCTGCATCCAGTGATGGACAGAGTATTCAAAGCCTAGGAAGTACCGATTCAAATGCGACAGTAAGAGTTGAAGATGAGATGCGGAAAAAGTTCGTTGCAAGATTTGGAGTACGGAAGGCGCCAATAGCACGAGAAGAAGATCCAGCAGATCCGAAGCATGGAAAAGTGATGGGAAGTCAAGAAAGCATGAACTCTACAGATTCGAGGGAGTCCGTCGTTTCGGCGGCTTCAATTAAAGCGGAAGCATTGGCTCGCCGAAATTTCAACTACTAG
- the mec-2 gene encoding Band 7 domain-containing protein (Confirmed by transcript evidence) yields the protein MYDDPAERKFSVPPPREFKFSPYIPRIHTDVKRPPTEPLGANIQNEFGVCGWILTILSYLLIFFTLPISACMCIKVVQEYERAVIFRLGRLMPGGAKGPGIFFIVPCIDTYRKVDLRVLSFEVPPQEILSKDSVTVAVDAVVYFRISNATISVTNVEDAARSTKLLAQTTLRNILGTKTLAEMLSDREAISHQMQTTLDEATEPWGVKVERVEVKDVRLPVQLQRAMAAEAEAAREARAKVIVAEGEQKASRALKEAAEVIAESPSALQLRYLQTLNSISAEKNSTIIFPFPIDLLSAFLQRTPPKVEEPPSLPKKIRSCCLYKYPDWVQGMVGSEGGGGHGHSHGGGGGGLGSSQGAFHPSQAGSGPSTTTTSGRPLLRSMREAQFHSAAPPISAPNQSQTSVSQLDPALLIR from the exons atgtatGACGATCCGGCCGAACGAAAGTTTTCCGTTCCACCACCTCGCGAATTCAAATTCTCCCCGTATATCCCACGTATTCACACTGATGTGAAAAGACCACCGACCGAGCCACTGGGAG cgAATATCCAAAATGAGTTCGGAGTGTGCGGATGGATTCTCACCATTCTCTCGTATCTCCTCATATTCTTCACTCTTCCAATTTCCGCATGTATGTGCATAAAG GTAGTGCAAGAGTACGAAAGAGCTGTTATCTTCCGACTTGGTCGCCTGATGCCAGGTGGTGCAAAAGGACCAG gtATATTCTTCATTGTCCCATGTATCGACACATACCGAAAAGTTGATCTTCGTGTGTTATCATTCGAAGTGCCTCCACAAGAGATTCTATCAAAAGATTCCGTGACAGTCGCTGTCGATGCTGTCGTTTATTTCCGAATTTCTAACGCAACGATTTCG GTGACAAATGTCGAAGATGCCGCTCGATCCACTAAACTTCTGGCTCAGACTACTCTTCGTAACATTCTCGGAACCAAAACTCTCGCTGAAATGTTGTCGGACAGAGAAGCTATTTCTCACCAGATGCAG ACAACGTTGGACGAGGCTACAGAGCCTTGGGGAGTGAAAGTAGAGAGAGTTGAGGTGAAAGATGTTCGTCTACCAGTTCAACTTCAAAGAGCTATGGCTGCCGAAGCTGAAGCAGCTCGTGAAGCAAGAGCTAAG GTAATCGTCGCCGAAGGAGAACAAAAAGCCTCTCGAGCTCTTAAAGAGGCAGCTGAAGTCATTGCTGAAAGCCCATCTGCTCTTCAGCTTCGTTATTTGCAGACACTGAACAGTATTTC agctgAAAAGAACTCAACGATTATATTCCCGTTCCCAATTGATCTTCTCAGTGCATTCCTCCAACGAACACCGCCTAAAGT TGAGGAGCCACCGTCtttaccgaaaaaaatccgttCATGCTGCTTGTACAAGTACCCTGATTGGGTGCAAGGAATGGTTGGATCTGAAGGTGGTGGAGGTCACGGACATTCCCatggaggaggaggaggagggcTTGGATCGTCACAG GGAGCATTCCATCCATCTCAAGCAGGTTCCGGCCCGAGCACCACAACCACCAGTGGCCGTCCGCTGCTCCGCAg CATGCGAGAAGCGCAGTTTCACTCCGCAGCACCGCCGATCTCAGCTCCAAATCAGTCCCAAACATCAGTGAGTCAGTTGGACCCAG cactTCTGATCCGATAG
- the mec-2 gene encoding Band 7 domain-containing protein (Confirmed by transcript evidence), protein MKPRETVATTSGTDSTPKTTILPAKKDYFHVEANIQNEFGVCGWILTILSYLLIFFTLPISACMCIKVVQEYERAVIFRLGRLMPGGAKGPGIFFIVPCIDTYRKVDLRVLSFEVPPQEILSKDSVTVAVDAVVYFRISNATISVTNVEDAARSTKLLAQTTLRNILGTKTLAEMLSDREAISHQMQTTLDEATEPWGVKVERVEVKDVRLPVQLQRAMAAEAEAAREARAKVIVAEGEQKASRALKEAAEVIAESPSALQLRYLQTLNSISAEKNSTIIFPFPIDLLSAFLQRTPPKVEEPPSLPKKIRSCCLYKYPDWVQGMVGSEGGGGHGHSHGGGGGGLGSSQGAFHPSQAGSGPSTTTTSGRPLLRSMREAQFHSAAPPISAPNQSQTSVSQLDPALLIR, encoded by the exons ATGAAGCCACGCGAAACGGTAGCCACTACGAGTGGCACCGATTCGACACCAAAGACAACGATTCTGCCAGCAAAAAAGGACTACTTTCATGTGGAAG cgAATATCCAAAATGAGTTCGGAGTGTGCGGATGGATTCTCACCATTCTCTCGTATCTCCTCATATTCTTCACTCTTCCAATTTCCGCATGTATGTGCATAAAG GTAGTGCAAGAGTACGAAAGAGCTGTTATCTTCCGACTTGGTCGCCTGATGCCAGGTGGTGCAAAAGGACCAG gtATATTCTTCATTGTCCCATGTATCGACACATACCGAAAAGTTGATCTTCGTGTGTTATCATTCGAAGTGCCTCCACAAGAGATTCTATCAAAAGATTCCGTGACAGTCGCTGTCGATGCTGTCGTTTATTTCCGAATTTCTAACGCAACGATTTCG GTGACAAATGTCGAAGATGCCGCTCGATCCACTAAACTTCTGGCTCAGACTACTCTTCGTAACATTCTCGGAACCAAAACTCTCGCTGAAATGTTGTCGGACAGAGAAGCTATTTCTCACCAGATGCAG ACAACGTTGGACGAGGCTACAGAGCCTTGGGGAGTGAAAGTAGAGAGAGTTGAGGTGAAAGATGTTCGTCTACCAGTTCAACTTCAAAGAGCTATGGCTGCCGAAGCTGAAGCAGCTCGTGAAGCAAGAGCTAAG GTAATCGTCGCCGAAGGAGAACAAAAAGCCTCTCGAGCTCTTAAAGAGGCAGCTGAAGTCATTGCTGAAAGCCCATCTGCTCTTCAGCTTCGTTATTTGCAGACACTGAACAGTATTTC agctgAAAAGAACTCAACGATTATATTCCCGTTCCCAATTGATCTTCTCAGTGCATTCCTCCAACGAACACCGCCTAAAGT TGAGGAGCCACCGTCtttaccgaaaaaaatccgttCATGCTGCTTGTACAAGTACCCTGATTGGGTGCAAGGAATGGTTGGATCTGAAGGTGGTGGAGGTCACGGACATTCCCatggaggaggaggaggagggcTTGGATCGTCACAG GGAGCATTCCATCCATCTCAAGCAGGTTCCGGCCCGAGCACCACAACCACCAGTGGCCGTCCGCTGCTCCGCAg CATGCGAGAAGCGCAGTTTCACTCCGCAGCACCGCCGATCTCAGCTCCAAATCAGTCCCAAACATCAGTGAGTCAGTTGGACCCAG cactTCTGATCCGATAG
- the mec-2 gene encoding Band 7 domain-containing protein (Confirmed by transcript evidence), whose translation MYDDPAERKFSVPPPREFKFSPYIPRIHTDVKRPPTEPLGANIQNEFGVCGWILTILSYLLIFFTLPISACMCIKVVQEYERAVIFRLGRLMPGGAKGPGIFFIVPCIDTYRKVDLRVLSFEVPPQEILSKDSVTVAVDAVVYFRISNATISVTNVEDAARSTKLLAQTTLRNILGTKTLAEMLSDREAISHQMQTTLDEATEPWGVKVERVEVKDVRLPVQLQRAMAAEAEAAREARAKVIVAEGEQKASRALKEAAEVIAESPSALQLRYLQTLNSISAEKNSTIIFPFPIDLLSAFLQRTPPKVEEPPSLPKKIRSCCLYKYPDWVQGMVGSEGGGGHGHSHGGGGGGLGSSQGAFHPSQAGSGPSTTTTSGRPLLRSMREAQFHSAAPPISAPNQSQTSVSQLDPGSRSGQQSRRSSKPVGAGANSLLKQAIANRMMPHATTSDGGESSAAPNIGQSTSSATSSTTEPAKIHRTDSSEMSKSVLLNPAWYRDDQGRTGYKTSDWEKVSNQQKDVVKQSKKKRKESKNEGEVIKELDTDLLSQTSSEKVESGSDNKSNNSILSDQKDPNDSKVDKKAAKALEKERKKLEKEKKKLEKAQKKKEAEEEKKLKKKKGSSTNISGISENSEISEIGEHESVEMKTIEKKKEKAAATITLTMVSKDKTSKSSKQETAHKNSAPNKSEDSVSKEFEDAQKESSKRKKESSRDEEADKESKPEGRPPSGTTHSSVRKLKAESLKKSEPRRKTIGDRRDSSMSELSRGSFKSVTFNDRVQTHEIERNSSVYTSSEDDAAIMSDDEMSKPSQAKMKKKLTMLQQSPSQQIRQEHVDIYDDDDLDDFEEQERLALLAAQGYDFRREMQYREDGDIEYDNESEEEENEEEEEDTLSQNSYYAEDVEGADIYLRNEHSFLETDPNMQTQMQNMAGYEWFDRAMMGSMGKLHGDDSASSSLLLNYNLPRSASGYFEPPPEASHMNFSYEEAILNRQAQALHQQQLLQQLQKLPQQHPQKEVAGEHKLSPPTGGVLRQTATQRSIYENVTTGDAPSQPQSLIIPQSPSAKNKMARTEFFTQTPSNVVSKTIMAASSDGQSIQSLGSTDSNATVRVEDEMRKKFVARFGVRKAPIAREEDPADPKHGKVMGSQESMNSTDSRESVVSAASIKAEALARRNFNY comes from the exons atgtatGACGATCCGGCCGAACGAAAGTTTTCCGTTCCACCACCTCGCGAATTCAAATTCTCCCCGTATATCCCACGTATTCACACTGATGTGAAAAGACCACCGACCGAGCCACTGGGAG cgAATATCCAAAATGAGTTCGGAGTGTGCGGATGGATTCTCACCATTCTCTCGTATCTCCTCATATTCTTCACTCTTCCAATTTCCGCATGTATGTGCATAAAG GTAGTGCAAGAGTACGAAAGAGCTGTTATCTTCCGACTTGGTCGCCTGATGCCAGGTGGTGCAAAAGGACCAG gtATATTCTTCATTGTCCCATGTATCGACACATACCGAAAAGTTGATCTTCGTGTGTTATCATTCGAAGTGCCTCCACAAGAGATTCTATCAAAAGATTCCGTGACAGTCGCTGTCGATGCTGTCGTTTATTTCCGAATTTCTAACGCAACGATTTCG GTGACAAATGTCGAAGATGCCGCTCGATCCACTAAACTTCTGGCTCAGACTACTCTTCGTAACATTCTCGGAACCAAAACTCTCGCTGAAATGTTGTCGGACAGAGAAGCTATTTCTCACCAGATGCAG ACAACGTTGGACGAGGCTACAGAGCCTTGGGGAGTGAAAGTAGAGAGAGTTGAGGTGAAAGATGTTCGTCTACCAGTTCAACTTCAAAGAGCTATGGCTGCCGAAGCTGAAGCAGCTCGTGAAGCAAGAGCTAAG GTAATCGTCGCCGAAGGAGAACAAAAAGCCTCTCGAGCTCTTAAAGAGGCAGCTGAAGTCATTGCTGAAAGCCCATCTGCTCTTCAGCTTCGTTATTTGCAGACACTGAACAGTATTTC agctgAAAAGAACTCAACGATTATATTCCCGTTCCCAATTGATCTTCTCAGTGCATTCCTCCAACGAACACCGCCTAAAGT TGAGGAGCCACCGTCtttaccgaaaaaaatccgttCATGCTGCTTGTACAAGTACCCTGATTGGGTGCAAGGAATGGTTGGATCTGAAGGTGGTGGAGGTCACGGACATTCCCatggaggaggaggaggagggcTTGGATCGTCACAG GGAGCATTCCATCCATCTCAAGCAGGTTCCGGCCCGAGCACCACAACCACCAGTGGCCGTCCGCTGCTCCGCAg CATGCGAGAAGCGCAGTTTCACTCCGCAGCACCGCCGATCTCAGCTCCAAATCAGTCCCAAACATCAGTGAGTCAGTTGGACCCAG GTTCACGGTCTGGTCAACAATCGCGTCGAAGCAGCAAACCGGTCGGTGCCGGGGCTAATTCATTGCTCAAACAAGCTATTGCCAACAGGATGATGCCGCACGCGACAACATCAGACGGAGGAGAATCTTCCGCAGCCCCGAATATTGGACAATCTACATCTTCCGCAACATCGTCAACAACGGAGCCCGCTAAGATCCACAGAACTGATTCGAGtgaaatgtcaaaaagtgTGCTTTTGAATCCCGCTTGGTATCGTGATGATCAGGGAAGGACAGGGTATAAGACTTCAGACTGGGAGAAAGTTTCCAATCAGCAGAAAGACGTTGTCAAGCAGAGTAAGAAAAAGCGAAAAGAGTCCAAGAATGAAGGTGAAGTTATCAAAGAACTTGATACAGATTTGCTCAGCCAGACTAGCagtgaaaaagttgaaagtgGCAGCGATAACAAATCAAATAACTCTATTTTGTCTGATCAAAAAGATCCAAATGATTCGAAAGTAGACAAAAAAGCAGCAAAGGCtttggaaaaagagagaaagaagctagaaaaagagaagaagaaattggaaaaagctcaaaagaaaaaagaagctgaagaggagaagaagttgaaaaagaagaaaggaAGTTCTACCaatatttctggaatttctgaaaattctgaaatttctgaaatcggAGAACATGAATCTGTGGAGATGAAGActatagaaaagaaaaaagaaaaagcagcAGCAACAATTACTTTAACAATGGTTTCAAAAGATAAAACTTCTAAATCATCGAAACAAGAAACTGCTCACAAAAATTCGGCTCCAAATAAATCAGAAGATTCAGTCTCGAAAGAATTCGAAGATGCTCAAAAGGAGTCCTCAAAACGGAAAAAAGAATCTTCTAGAGATGAAGAAGCAGACAAAGAATCAAAACCCGAAGGGCGCCCACCATCCGGAACTACTCATTCTTCggttagaaaattgaaagccGAGTCTTTGAAAAAGAGTGAACCCAGAAGAAAGACAATCGGAGATCGAAGAGACTCAAGTATGTCTGAACTGTCTCGCGGTTCATTCAAATCCGTGACTTTCAATGACCGAGTTCAAACTCACGAGATTGAACGAAACAGCAGTGTTTACACTTCTAGTGAAGACGATGCTGCAATTATGAGCGATGATGAAATGTCAAAGCCGAGTCAAgcgaaaatgaagaaaaagctGACAATGTTGCAGCAAAGTCCAAGCCAACAGATCCGACAAGAGCATGTAGACAtatatgatgatgatgatttggATGATTTTGAAGAACAAGAACGATTGGCACTTCTTGCTGCTCAAGGATACGACTTTAGGCGTGAGATGCAATACAGAGAAGATGGAGATATTGAGTATGATAATGAATCAGAGGAAGAAGAGaatgaagaggaagaagaagacacCCTCTCTCAAAACAGTTATTACGCCGAGGATGTAGAGGGTGCTGATATCTACTTGAGAAATGAGCACAGTTTCCTTGAAACCGATCCTAACATGCAAACACAGATGCAAAATATGGCGGGGTATGAATGGTTTGATAGGGCGATGATGGGATCGATGGGTAAATTACATGGCGACGATTCGGCTTCGAGCAGTTTGCTCCTAAACTATAATCTTCCACGATCTGCAAGCGGATACTTTGAACCGCCGCCAGAAGCATCCCACATGAATTTCTCTTATGAGGAGGCGATACTCAATCGTCAAGCTCAAGCTTTACACCAACAGCAACTTTTGCAACAACTTCAGAAGCTTCCACAACAACATCCACAGAAAGAAGTTGCTGGAGAACACAAGCTGAGCCCTCCGACTGGTGGTGTTCTGCGTCAAACTGCAACGCAGAGAAGTATATATGAAAATGTAACAACGGGTGATGCACCTTCGCAACCACAATCATTAATCATTCCTCAATCCCCGTccgcaaaaaataaaatggctCGAACTGAGTTCTTCACGCAGACTCCATCAAATGTGGTTTCCAAAACTATAATGGCTGCATCCAGTGATGGACAGAGTATTCAAAGCCTAGGAAGTACCGATTCAAATGCGACAGTAAGAGTTGAAGATGAGATGCGGAAAAAGTTCGTTGCAAGATTTGGAGTACGGAAGGCGCCAATAGCACGAGAAGAAGATCCAGCAGATCCGAAGCATGGAAAAGTGATGGGAAGTCAAGAAAGCATGAACTCTACAGATTCGAGGGAGTCCGTCGTTTCGGCGGCTTCAATTAAAGCGGAAGCATTGGCTCGCCGAAATTTCAACTACTAG